One Canis lupus dingo isolate Sandy chromosome 3, ASM325472v2, whole genome shotgun sequence DNA window includes the following coding sequences:
- the F2R gene encoding proteinase-activated receptor 1 isoform X3, translating to MAILVFIWKMKIKKPAVVYMLHLAAADVLFASVLPFKISYYFSGSDWKFGSELCRFVTAAFYCNMYASIMLMTVISVDRFLAVVYPIQSLSWRTLGRASFTCLAIWAMAIAGVVPLLLKEQTTQVPGLNITTCHDVLNETLLEGYYAYYFSSFSAVFFFVPLIISTICYVSIIRCLSSSTVANRSKKSRALFLSLAVFCIFIICFGPTNVLLILHYSFLSQDSVTEAAYFAYLLCVCVSSISCCLDPLIYYYASSECQKHLYGILCCKEGSDPSSYNSSGQLMASKMDTCSSNLNNSIYKKLLT from the coding sequence ATGGCCATCCTCGTGTTTATCTGGAAGATGAAGATCAAGAAGCCCGCTGTGGTGTACATGTTACATCTGGCTGCGGCAGATGTGCTCTTCGCGTCAGTGCTCCCCTTCAAGATCAGCTATTACTTTTCTGGCAGTGATTGGAAATTTGGTTCTGAACTGTGTCGCTTTGTCACCGCCGCCTTCTACTGTAACATGTACGCCTCCATCATGCTCATGACGGTCATCAGCGTTGACCGGTTCTTGGCCGTCGTGTACCCCATCCAGTCCCTCTCCTGGCGTACCCTGGGAAGGGCGTCCTTCACTTGTCTGGCCATCTGGGCCATGGCCATCGCGGGGGTGGTGCCTCTGCTCCTCAAGGAGCAGACCACCCAGGTGCCGGGGCTCAACATAACCACCTGCCATGACGTGCTCAATGAAACCCTGCTCGAAGGCTATTATGCGTATTACTTCTCATCCTTCTCTGCTGTCTTCTTTTTTGTGCCCCTGATCATTTCCACCATCTGTTACGTGTCCATCATCCGGTGTCTGAGCTCCTCCACGGTTGCCAACCGGAGCAAGAAATCCCGGGCTTTGTTCTTGTCCCTCGCTGTCTTCTGCATTTTCATCATTTGCTTCGGACCCACAAATGTCCTCCTGATTCTGCATTACTCATTCCTCTCTCAAGATTCCGTGACAGAGGCTGCCTACTTTGCCTacctcctgtgtgtctgtgtcagcAGCATAAGCTGTTGCCTCGATCCCTTGATTTACTACTATGCTTCTTCCGAGTGCCAGAAGCACCTCTACGGCATCTTATGCTGCAAGGAGGGTTCCGATCCCAGCAGTTACAACAGCAGTGGTCAGCTGATGGCAAGTAAGATGGACACCTGCTCTAGTAACCTGAATAACAGCATATACAAAAAGCTTTTAACTTAG
- the F2R gene encoding proteinase-activated receptor 1 isoform X1, whose product MGPGRLLLVAAGLGLCGPLLSARVRGRQPVSKATNATVDPRSFFLKNTNDGFEPFPLEDDEEKNESEFPEVRLSSINKSRPLQKLPPVSISEDASGYLTSSWLTLFIPSVYTGVFAVSLPLNIMAILVFIWKMKIKKPAVVYMLHLAAADVLFASVLPFKISYYFSGSDWKFGSELCRFVTAAFYCNMYASIMLMTVISVDRFLAVVYPIQSLSWRTLGRASFTCLAIWAMAIAGVVPLLLKEQTTQVPGLNITTCHDVLNETLLEGYYAYYFSSFSAVFFFVPLIISTICYVSIIRCLSSSTVANRSKKSRALFLSLAVFCIFIICFGPTNVLLILHYSFLSQDSVTEAAYFAYLLCVCVSSISCCLDPLIYYYASSECQKHLYGILCCKEGSDPSSYNSSGQLMASKMDTCSSNLNNSIYKKLLT is encoded by the coding sequence tatcaaaAGCAACCAATGCTACTGTGGATCCCCGGTCATTTTTTCTCAAGAATACCAATGATGGATTTGAACCATTCCCACTGGAGGATgatgaggagaaaaatgaaagcgAGTTTCCTGAAGTCAGATTAAGCTCCATCAATAAAAGCCGTCCTCTTCAAAAACTGCCCCCTGTGTCTATCTCGGAGGATGCCTCGGGATATCTGACCAGCTCCTGGCTGACACTCTTTATCCCCTCTGTCTACACTGGTGTGTTTGCAGTAAGCCTTCCTCTGAATATCATGGCCATCCTCGTGTTTATCTGGAAGATGAAGATCAAGAAGCCCGCTGTGGTGTACATGTTACATCTGGCTGCGGCAGATGTGCTCTTCGCGTCAGTGCTCCCCTTCAAGATCAGCTATTACTTTTCTGGCAGTGATTGGAAATTTGGTTCTGAACTGTGTCGCTTTGTCACCGCCGCCTTCTACTGTAACATGTACGCCTCCATCATGCTCATGACGGTCATCAGCGTTGACCGGTTCTTGGCCGTCGTGTACCCCATCCAGTCCCTCTCCTGGCGTACCCTGGGAAGGGCGTCCTTCACTTGTCTGGCCATCTGGGCCATGGCCATCGCGGGGGTGGTGCCTCTGCTCCTCAAGGAGCAGACCACCCAGGTGCCGGGGCTCAACATAACCACCTGCCATGACGTGCTCAATGAAACCCTGCTCGAAGGCTATTATGCGTATTACTTCTCATCCTTCTCTGCTGTCTTCTTTTTTGTGCCCCTGATCATTTCCACCATCTGTTACGTGTCCATCATCCGGTGTCTGAGCTCCTCCACGGTTGCCAACCGGAGCAAGAAATCCCGGGCTTTGTTCTTGTCCCTCGCTGTCTTCTGCATTTTCATCATTTGCTTCGGACCCACAAATGTCCTCCTGATTCTGCATTACTCATTCCTCTCTCAAGATTCCGTGACAGAGGCTGCCTACTTTGCCTacctcctgtgtgtctgtgtcagcAGCATAAGCTGTTGCCTCGATCCCTTGATTTACTACTATGCTTCTTCCGAGTGCCAGAAGCACCTCTACGGCATCTTATGCTGCAAGGAGGGTTCCGATCCCAGCAGTTACAACAGCAGTGGTCAGCTGATGGCAAGTAAGATGGACACCTGCTCTAGTAACCTGAATAACAGCATATACAAAAAGCTTTTAACTTAG
- the F2R gene encoding proteinase-activated receptor 1 isoform X2, producing MNFISKATNATVDPRSFFLKNTNDGFEPFPLEDDEEKNESEFPEVRLSSINKSRPLQKLPPVSISEDASGYLTSSWLTLFIPSVYTGVFAVSLPLNIMAILVFIWKMKIKKPAVVYMLHLAAADVLFASVLPFKISYYFSGSDWKFGSELCRFVTAAFYCNMYASIMLMTVISVDRFLAVVYPIQSLSWRTLGRASFTCLAIWAMAIAGVVPLLLKEQTTQVPGLNITTCHDVLNETLLEGYYAYYFSSFSAVFFFVPLIISTICYVSIIRCLSSSTVANRSKKSRALFLSLAVFCIFIICFGPTNVLLILHYSFLSQDSVTEAAYFAYLLCVCVSSISCCLDPLIYYYASSECQKHLYGILCCKEGSDPSSYNSSGQLMASKMDTCSSNLNNSIYKKLLT from the coding sequence tatcaaaAGCAACCAATGCTACTGTGGATCCCCGGTCATTTTTTCTCAAGAATACCAATGATGGATTTGAACCATTCCCACTGGAGGATgatgaggagaaaaatgaaagcgAGTTTCCTGAAGTCAGATTAAGCTCCATCAATAAAAGCCGTCCTCTTCAAAAACTGCCCCCTGTGTCTATCTCGGAGGATGCCTCGGGATATCTGACCAGCTCCTGGCTGACACTCTTTATCCCCTCTGTCTACACTGGTGTGTTTGCAGTAAGCCTTCCTCTGAATATCATGGCCATCCTCGTGTTTATCTGGAAGATGAAGATCAAGAAGCCCGCTGTGGTGTACATGTTACATCTGGCTGCGGCAGATGTGCTCTTCGCGTCAGTGCTCCCCTTCAAGATCAGCTATTACTTTTCTGGCAGTGATTGGAAATTTGGTTCTGAACTGTGTCGCTTTGTCACCGCCGCCTTCTACTGTAACATGTACGCCTCCATCATGCTCATGACGGTCATCAGCGTTGACCGGTTCTTGGCCGTCGTGTACCCCATCCAGTCCCTCTCCTGGCGTACCCTGGGAAGGGCGTCCTTCACTTGTCTGGCCATCTGGGCCATGGCCATCGCGGGGGTGGTGCCTCTGCTCCTCAAGGAGCAGACCACCCAGGTGCCGGGGCTCAACATAACCACCTGCCATGACGTGCTCAATGAAACCCTGCTCGAAGGCTATTATGCGTATTACTTCTCATCCTTCTCTGCTGTCTTCTTTTTTGTGCCCCTGATCATTTCCACCATCTGTTACGTGTCCATCATCCGGTGTCTGAGCTCCTCCACGGTTGCCAACCGGAGCAAGAAATCCCGGGCTTTGTTCTTGTCCCTCGCTGTCTTCTGCATTTTCATCATTTGCTTCGGACCCACAAATGTCCTCCTGATTCTGCATTACTCATTCCTCTCTCAAGATTCCGTGACAGAGGCTGCCTACTTTGCCTacctcctgtgtgtctgtgtcagcAGCATAAGCTGTTGCCTCGATCCCTTGATTTACTACTATGCTTCTTCCGAGTGCCAGAAGCACCTCTACGGCATCTTATGCTGCAAGGAGGGTTCCGATCCCAGCAGTTACAACAGCAGTGGTCAGCTGATGGCAAGTAAGATGGACACCTGCTCTAGTAACCTGAATAACAGCATATACAAAAAGCTTTTAACTTAG